The following are encoded together in the Scyliorhinus torazame isolate Kashiwa2021f chromosome 6, sScyTor2.1, whole genome shotgun sequence genome:
- the LOC140424660 gene encoding protein rapunzel-like, with protein MANDKELDQALAELKANMKEAKVSMQVFQNRERFSTISGVLKPIFQVAGIILKLALGKRESEELTYMKEQFQTVRNQLDVISDQIKQVLWEIEKSTINNQYFPIEENLKNQFRKYMDIINAAPEFRESEKREFLTHFDVTKGDQNLHTLYDAVMGHSAIFGKPILETAMLYDQRNRRLMEELCSRLKELFCIGLIAMIGHAALTGTDVEALKKEWNEKITKVESRMKSMIDQCTKGFAEQAEIDVEGLIKNKGERDNKGCATYIIEALTGKYDWVKWSVRVYDPVSGFDNHCVIGPNRFHFFRLNGVNVVVSYAIDPKSPLNEAQIRQLMEGKDSWNDAKEVATFVHNNLPSGYVVHTVRRYKDLWVHKNFPNSCHFWETYSGVTLCVHST; from the coding sequence ATGGCTAATGACAAAGAACTGGACCAAGCCCTTGCTGAGCTCAAGGCAAACATGAAGGAGGCAAAGGTTTCAATGCAAGTATTTCAGAACAGAGAAAGGTTTTCTACAATATCCGGGGTATTGAAACCCATTTTCCAGGTAGCCGGAATAATTCTTAAACTTGCTTTAGGGAAACGAGAGAGTGAGGAGCTCACATACATGAAGGAGCAATTCCAGACAGTCAGAAACCAGCTCGATGTCATTTCAGATCAGATTAAACAAGTGCTTTGGGAGATAGAGAAAAGTACGATTAATAATCAGTATTTCCCCATTGAAGAGAATCTGAAAAATCAGTTCAGGAAATACATGGACATCATCAATGCAGCACCAGAGTTCCGGGAGAGTGAGAAACGAGAGTTCCTCACGCACTTTGATGTGACTAAAGGTGACCAGAACCTTCACACTCTCTATGATGCTGTGATGGGACATTCTGCCATCTTTGGCAAACCCATCCTGGAAACCGCCATGCTATATGATCAGAGAAATCGACGCCTCATGGAAGAGCTCTGCTCCCGACTGAAGGAGCTGTTCTGTATTGGCCTGATTGCCATGATAGGTCACGCTGCCCTCACTGGAACTGACGTTGAGGCGTTAAAGAAAGAATGGAATGAGAAAATTACCAAAGTTGAGAGTAGAATGAAATCCATGATAGATCAGTGCACAAAGGGGTTTGCAGAGCAGGCAGAAATAGATGTCGAGGGTCTTATAAAGAACAAGGGTGAGCGAGATAACAAGGGGTGTGCAACCTATATAATTGAGGCTTTAACAGGTAAATATGACTGGGTTAAATGGTCTGTGCGCGTCTATGACCCTGTCTCTGGGTTCGACAATCACTGTGTCATTGGTCCCAATCGGTTTCACTTTTTCAGGCTCAATGGTGTGAATGTTGTTGTTTCCTATGCCATTGATCCAAAATCTCCACTTAATGAGGCACAGATCAGGCAGTTAATGGAGGGGAAAGATAGCTGGAATGATGCAAAAGAGGTTGCCACATTTGTGCACAATAACCTTCCCTCGGGGTATGTTGTACACACAGTGAGACGATACAAGGACCTGTGGGTTCACAAGAACTTCCCCAACAGTTGTCATTTCTGGGAAACATATAGCGGAGTCACCCTGTGTGTCCATTCCACATAA